The Georgenia sp. TF02-10 genome segment GACGATGCTGCCGAACGCCGACGCCGGATCGTCGTCCATGGTGTCGCAGCTGGTGCTGGACGCGCCCTCGTGCACCAGCATCACCACGATGTCGGCGCCGTCGGCCCGCAGCTCGTCGGCGTACTGGTTGGTCGACTCCACGATGTCCTCGACCGTGATGTCGGCGATGCCGCCGGGGCTGACCAGCGACTTGAGCTCCTCGGTGGTCGCACCGACGAAGCCGACCTGCACGCCGTCGCGCTCGGTCATCCAGGTCGCCGGCACGGCCGGGTCACCCGTCGACGTGAGCGTCAGGTTGGCCGAGATGTACTCCCACTCGGCGCCACCCTCGGGGTGGTCCGCGTTCATCACCCGGTCGACCAGGTCCTCGTATCCCTGGTCGAGCTCGTGGTTGCCGACCGCGGAGACGTCGAGACCGGCCTCGTTGAGCGCGTCGATCGTCGGCTTGTCCTTCTGGATGAAGGACTCGAACGTCGACGCACCGATCAGGTCACCCGCAGCCGCGAACACCGTCGGGTAGTCCGCCTCCAGCTCCTTGACCGCCCCGGCGAGGACCGCGGCGCCGGCGGCGTTGTTGCCGTCGGCCGCCAGCCGACCGTGGAAGTCGTTGATGCCCAGCACCTGGATCTGCTTCGGCCCGTCCGCCTCGAGGGCGTCGAGGCCGACGATCTCCGGGTTGTGGTCGGAGGCGCTGTACGGCTGCTCGGTGTAGAGGATGGTCGCGTTGTAGTTGTAGCGGCTGTACTGGTTGAACACCGTCTCGTTGGCGTTGATCTCCCAGATGTCGACGCCGTCGACCATCGCCGCGGCCGCCTCGTTCGCGACCACGTGGTCGAGCGAGCCGACCTGGCCGTCGAAGTTGTAGCTGTGCTCGCCCTCCGGCGCGACCCGGCTGTAGCCGTCCTCGTAGAGGACCTGCATCGGGTCCTCCTGCGAGTAGGCGTTGAAGTCACCGGTCAGGAAGACCGCCTCGACGCCCCGGTCGGCCGCGAGCTCGTCGGCGTACGCCGACAGCGCCTCGGCCTGCGCGATCCGGTCCGGGTTGGCGTTGCCCTGGCCGGTGCCGTCGTTGGCGCCCGAGCCCTTCGACTTGAAGTGGTTCACGATGACGGCGAACTCGCTGCCCTCGGCGCCGCCGGCGGGCCTGAACACGGCCGCGAACGGCTCGCGGGCGTTGTCGAAGACCGCCTCACCGAAGAGCATGTCGGCCTCGCCGACCTGCTCGACGGCCGCCGGCTTGTAGATGAAGCCGGTGCGGATGACGTCCTGCTCGGCGACGTTGGCGGGCTCGGAGGCCGAGGCCGGGGACGCCACGTAGTCCCAGACGTCCGAGCCGGCGTCGTCGTTGAGGGCGTCGACCAGCGTGCTGAGCGCCTCGTCGCGGTCGTGGCCGTCGACGACCAGGCTGTTCTCGATCTCCTCGACCGAGACGATGTCGGCGTCGAGGGCGTTGATCGCGTTGACGATCTTCGTCTCCTGGCGGTCGAAGCTCTCCTCGTCCCAGGCGCCTCGGGCGTCGCAGCCGGTCCGCACGGCGATCGGGTTGTTCTCGCGGTCGACGTACGGCTGGCAGCCGGCCAGGTCCTCACCCAGCGTGGTGAAGTAGTTGAGCACGTTGAACGTCGCCAGCGTGAAGTCGCCACCGACCTCCTCCGGCGCGGCCGGACGGCCCTGCTCGAAGGTGACCAGGCCGGTCGGCTCCTCGACGACCTGCTCGGCCGGCTGCACCTTCCAGCCGAAGCGGTAGTCGAGGATCACCGGCTGGTCGAAGGTGACCGCGGCGCCGACCCGGACGTGGTGGTCCGGCGTGTGGTACGGGAACGGCGTGTTCCGCGCCGGCACCGTCGGCGGGTTGTCGGTGTTCCAGTACGTCGTGCTGGAGCCGTCGTCGAGGACCACCCGGTGCGCGTTGTTGTAGGCGACCCGGGCGGCGATGGCGTCCGTGTCCTGCGCGTCGATGATCTCCGTCGGCGTGACCAGCGGCTCGGTGGAGTTGGCCGCGAGGCCGATCTCGCCGAAGAAGTTGTTGCTGGTGCTGTTCGGCGGGTTGTACGCGGAGCCGTCGTGCACGTCGGTGACGGTGAAGTCGCCGGTCGGCAGGAACGCCTCGCCCTCGTGCTCCTCGCGTGCGGCCTCGAGCGCCGCGCCGGTCAGGCACGCGGTGCCCGGCAGTGCGCAGTCGGTGCCCGGGATCGTGGTGTTGGGCTCCACGTCGCCGAGGTCGGCGACCTCGGTCACGGTGCTCGCGGTGATCTCGGTGAGCGTGCCGAACTCCGACACGACACCCTCGACCTCGACCGAGTCCCCGATCTCCAGCGTCGACTCGTCGAACGTCGGCCCGAAGACGAACACGCCGTCGGAGGCGCCGGGCGTGGTGTCCGGGCCCGGGGTCTGCAGGTAGAAGCCGTTGAACCCACCGGTCGGGTACGTCGCGGTGACGACACCCTCGGTGATCACGGTGTCGCCGACCATCGGCGACGCGGCACCGGTGCCCTGGACCTCGGCGATGGTCGCCTCGACCGGGTCACCACCGCCGCCCGGGCCGCCGCCCTCGCCACCGGAGTTGGTGGGGCTGGGTGCGGCGAGGGAGAAGTCGTCGGCGTTGTTGTCGGTGTCGGTGCCCGCCTCGTCGCGGTTGAGCGAGCTCGTGGAGCTCGCCGCCCCGGCCGGCGCACCCTCGAAGCTGGCGGCCCCGGACGCGCCCACGAAGTCGACGATCCCGGCCGTCCCGGAGGTGTCGCCGGAGGTCGTGATGATGGTCGTCCCCTCCTGGAGGGCGACCTGACCGCCCGCGGCGGCCATGCTGAAGGAGGCGGTCGTGTCCGGCGTCGGCAGCGCCACGCCGTTGCCGCCGGTCGCGCTCATCTGGATCAGCCAGTGCTCGCCGGCCGGGACGCTCCCGGACAACGCGAACGGAGGACCACCCGAGTTGCCGTTGGCGGCGCGGTAGTGGATCGCCAGGCCGGAGAGGCTGATGTCCTCGTCCGTCGGGTTGTAGAGCTCGACGAAGTCGGCGTTGAAGGTGGCACCGCCGTTGCCGCCGGCGCCGTAGACCTCGGAGATGACGAGGGCGGTGCCGTCCGGGTTGGCGTGGGCGGTGGGTGTCGCGAGGAACGAAAGACCAGTGACGCTGAGTCCGAGCCCGACGGCTCCGACCACTAGCTGCTTCGGTGAGGGCATGAAGGCACTTTCCGCGAGGTGGGCACGACTCGGGCAGGCCGGTGTCCGGGTGGCCCGGACGACCGACGGGCGGGGAAGTGCCCTGACACTAAGCCTGTGCGGGGCCCCTCGGGCAAGATCCTGAGAGAAACCTGAGGCAACTGTTTCGTAACGAAACCGGAATTTCACCGGCTGGTCGGCGTACCGGTCCAGACCACCGAGCCGGCGGGACGCGGAGCGGCTCGAGAACGCTCAGCGCGCGGCGTCGGCCTTGCCGCCGCGGATCTGGTGCCGCTGCTTCCACACGTCGCGGAAGAACTCGTAGCCCGACCACAGGGTCAGCGCGAACGCGACGAGGAGCAGCGCGATCCCGACCACCCAGACCACCTCGCCGGGGACGTCGAGCCAGCCGTCGACCTCGAGCAGCGGGAGCGTGAGCAGGCCGAGGGCGCCGGCCTGGGCGAACGTCTTCCACTTGCCGCTGTTGGCGGCGGCGATGACCACAGATTTGAGGATCGAGAGCCGGAGCAGCGTGACCGCCCACTCCCGGACGAGGACGACGATGGTGATCGTCCACATCCACCAGGTGTCCATGATGATCGAGAGCCCGATGAAGGCCATGCCGGTGATCGCCTTGTCGGCGATGGGGTCGGCGATCTTGCCGAAGTCGGTGACCAGGTTGCGGCTGCGCGCGATGTCGCCGTCGACCTTGTCGGTCACCATCGCGACGAAGAAGATCCCCCAGGCCACGGTGCGCCACAGCACCGAGTCGCCGCCGTCGACCAGCAGTGCCCAGCCGTAGAAGGGCACCAGGACGATCCGCAGCGTGGTGAGCGCGTTGGGAAGGTTCCAGTTGCTCGGCTTCGTGCCCGGAGCTCCGTCGGTCATCGCTTCTCTCCCGTCGCTTCCGCCACCAGGTCGACGCCGTCGCTGGCGACCACCACCGCCTCGACCAGGTCGCCGACCCGCGCACCCTCGGCGTACCGGACCAGGGTGCTGCCGTCGACCTCCGGGCCCTGGTGGGCCGCCAGCCCCTCGACGTGGCCGTCCACGCCCGGCGCGACGTCCTCGACCAGCACCTCGACGGTCGTGCCGACGCGGTCCTCGGCGCGCTCGGCGTTGAGCTCGGTGACCAGGTCGGTGACGTGCGCCACCCGGGCACGGATCTCGTCGTCGTCGTGCTTGTCGTCGAAGCCGGCGGCCTCGGTGCCGTCCTCGTCGGAGTAGCCGAAGACACCGGTGACGTCCATCCGGGCGGCGACCAGGAAGTCGCAGAGCACTTGGAAGTCGTGCTCGGTCTCGCCGGGGAAGCCGACGATGACGTTCGACCGCACGCCCGCCTCCGGCGCCAGCGCCCGCACCTGCTCGAGCAGGCCGAGGAAGCTGTCGGGGTCGCCGAAGCGGCGCATCCGCCGCAGCACGGTGGGGCTCGCGTGCTGGAACGAGAGGTCGAAGTACGGCGCGACGCCCGGCGTCGTCGCGATCGCCTCGATCAGGCCCGGCCTGGTCTCGGCCGGCTGCAGGTAGGAGACGCGCACCCGGTCGACGCCGTCGACGGCCGCCAGCTCCGGCAGCAGCGTCTCGAGCAGCCGCAGGTCGCCGAGGTCCTTGCCGTAGGAGGTGGAGTTCTCGGAGACGAGGAACAGCTCCCGCGCGCCCTGGCCGGCGAGCCACGCCGCCTCGGCGAGCACGTCGGAGGGGCGCCGGCTGACGAAGGAGCCGCGGAAGGTCGGGATCGCGCAGAACGTGCACCGGCGGTCGCAGCCGCTGGCGAGCTTGAGCGCCGCCATCGGTCCGCTGTCGAGCCGCGCGCGGGCCTCGAGGGTCGCCGGCGCGGCCGCGGGCCGGTCGGCCGGGCTGATCGGCAGCAGCTTGCGGCGGTCGCGCGGCGTGTGCGGGTGTGGCCGCTCCCCCGCCACGATCGAGCGGAGCCGCGACGCGATGTCGGTGTAGTCGTCGAACCCGAGCACCGCGTCGGCCTCGGGCAGCGACTCGGCCAGCTCGGCGCCGTACCGCTCCGCGAGGCACCCGACGGCGACCACGGCCCGGGGTCGGCCCGACTCCTTGAGGTCCGCGGCCTCCAGCAGGGTGTCGATCGAGTCCTTCTTGGCGGCGTCGACGAACCCGCAGGTGTTGACCACCACCGTGTCGGCGGCCTCGGGGTCGTCGACCAGGGCGAACCCGTCGGCGGCCAGGCGGCCGGCGAGCTCCTCGGAGTCGACGTCGTTGCGCGCGCAGCCGAGGGTCAGCAGCGCGACCGCGAGCGGGGCGGAGCCGTCGGCGGGCGTGCCGGTGCCGGGCGTGCCGGTGCCGGGTGTGCCGGTGCCGGGTTCGGGGCTGGTCTCGGTGGTCGTCATGGCTGACCGCCAGTATGGCGGCTCCCCGATCCCCCGCGCGAAACGCCGACCCGGCTCGTCTCTGCGCGCCACGAGGCTCGACCCGGCTCGTCTCTGCGCGCCACGAGGCTCGACCCGTCGCATCTCTGCGCGCCACGAGGCTCGACCCGGCTCATCTCTGCAGCGCAACGTGCAGAAATGAGCCGGGTCGGCGCGGTTTCGTTGCAGAAATCAGCCGGGTCGGCACCTTCTGCGTGCAGAGATCAGCCGGGTCAGCACCTTCTGCGTGCAGAGATGAGCCGGGTCGGCGTCTTGTCAGGGGGCGGGGATCGCCTTGGTGACCTCGGCGCCGGTCTCGCCGAGCGGCTCCGGGTCCTGGCCGTCGACCGAGATCTCGACCGAGCCGTCGGAGCTCCACACCCGCACCGGCGGGACGACCTCGAGCTCCGCGGTCTGCCCGAAGGCGAGCGGGCCGTCGAGGACGATGTCGCCGCTCCCGTCGCGGACGACGAGCCGGGCGCCGCCGCCGGAGGCGGTCAGCGTGACCGGGACGGCGGCCGCCTTCTTGGGGCCGTTGGCGATCCCGGCGCTCTGGTTGAGCGTGTCGACCGAGGAGACCTCGACCGGGCCGTCCATCAGCAGCTTGGCGACCGACCACACCAGCACCGCCGCCATGATCGCCGCCACCAGCACCGACCAGTTGCGGCCGCCGCGGGTGCCGCGGATCGCCCCGCCGGCGCCGGTCGCGAGCTCGGACTCGAAGACCCGGCGCGGGTCGATGGGGGCGTCGGCGTACTTCTCGTCGTACGTCGCGACCAGCGGCCCCGCGTCGACGCCGAGCACCCGGGACAGCGTCCGCAGGTGGCCGCGCGCGTAGAAGTCGCCGCCGCAGGGCCCGAAGTCGTCGACCTCGATCGCCTCGATCACGTGCGGGCGGATCCGCGTCCGCTCCGAGAGCTGGTCGACCGTCAGCCGCAGCCGCTCGCGCGCCGCCTCGAGCTGGGGCCCGATCACCGGCTCGGCCGCGGGCCGCACCGCCAGGTCGTCGAGGACGACGGTGAGGGCGTGGTCGGGGTCCGCCCCCTCCTCCGGCAGCGCCCGCAGCTCGGGGTCGAGCCGGAGGGCGTTCGCGCCCACGGTCGGGTGGGTGCCGGTGTGCGCGTCGAGGTTCCGTCGGACCTCGGGCCGGTGCACCTCGACCCGCGCGGGCGCGACCACCGGGCGGCCCGGGTCGGGGGCGCCGCCGTCCACGGCCTCGATCTCGTCGGTCGACGCGTCGCCGTCGACGGCCGGGATCGAGTCGACGGTGTCGGTCTCGTCGGCCAGGCCCGAGGTCGCAGCCGGGTCGGAGGTGTCGGAGGTGTCGGAGGGGGCGGGACCGGCCATCTCCTCGACCCCGTCCTCGGGACCCGCCTCGCCCTCGTCCTCGGCCAGCCCCGGCACGACCTCCACCACGTCGGCGCGGCCGTCGGCCAGCGCGGCCAGCTCGTCGCTCAGGCCGGAGCGGTCGGCACCGACCACCCGCGTCGCGAGGGTCAGGGGGACGATCAGCTGCCGGCCGTCGTCGCCGACCACCAGCAGGTGGCCGTCGCGGAGCGCGCGGCGCGGCAGGTGCTCGAGGCACTCGACGCCGTCCCACGCGATCCCCTGCCAGGTCGCGCCCTTCCGCAGCCGGACCCCGAGCGGGTCGGCCACGAGCAGCGGCGCGCGGCCGTCGAGCAGTGCCGCCAGGTGCAGCACGGTGACCAGGGCGAGCACCCCGAATGTCGCCCAGTCGAGGGCGCCGCCGTGGTCGAACGCCCGAAGGGCGAAGGCGACGGCGAGGACGGCGGCGACGGCACCGACGACGCCCGACAGGACGACGTGGCGGCGCACCTCCACCTGCGGCGCCGGCGCGTCGGGCGGCGCCGCCGCGTGGGCGTCGGGCTGGGTCTCGGGCTGGTTCTCGGGCTGGTTCTCGGGCTGGGTCTCGGGCTGGGTCTCGTCGGTCATGACGTCATGCCTCTCCCTGGATCGTCGCGATCACGGAGTCGAGCTCGTCGGGCTTGACCAGGACGTCGCGGGCCTTGGAGCCTTCGCTCGGCCCGACCACGCCCCGGCTCTCGAGGATGTCCATCAGCCGGCCGGCCTTGGCGAAGCCGACCCGGAGCTTGCGCTGCAGCATCGACGTGGAGCCGAACTGCGTGGAGACGACGAGCTCGATCGCCTGCACGACGAGGTCGAGGTCGTCGCCGATGTCGTCGTCGAGCACCTTGCCGCCGCCCTGCGGAGCGGTGACGTCCTCACGGTAGGTCGGCTTGAGCTGGCCCTTGCAGTGCTTGACGACCTGGTGGATCTCCGCCTCGGTCACCCAGCTGCCC includes the following:
- a CDS encoding ExeM/NucH family extracellular endonuclease, with product MPSPKQLVVGAVGLGLSVTGLSFLATPTAHANPDGTALVISEVYGAGGNGGATFNADFVELYNPTDEDISLSGLAIHYRAANGNSGGPPFALSGSVPAGEHWLIQMSATGGNGVALPTPDTTASFSMAAAGGQVALQEGTTIITTSGDTSGTAGIVDFVGASGAASFEGAPAGAASSTSSLNRDEAGTDTDNNADDFSLAAPSPTNSGGEGGGPGGGGDPVEATIAEVQGTGAASPMVGDTVITEGVVTATYPTGGFNGFYLQTPGPDTTPGASDGVFVFGPTFDESTLEIGDSVEVEGVVSEFGTLTEITASTVTEVADLGDVEPNTTIPGTDCALPGTACLTGAALEAAREEHEGEAFLPTGDFTVTDVHDGSAYNPPNSTSNNFFGEIGLAANSTEPLVTPTEIIDAQDTDAIAARVAYNNAHRVVLDDGSSTTYWNTDNPPTVPARNTPFPYHTPDHHVRVGAAVTFDQPVILDYRFGWKVQPAEQVVEEPTGLVTFEQGRPAAPEEVGGDFTLATFNVLNYFTTLGEDLAGCQPYVDRENNPIAVRTGCDARGAWDEESFDRQETKIVNAINALDADIVSVEEIENSLVVDGHDRDEALSTLVDALNDDAGSDVWDYVASPASASEPANVAEQDVIRTGFIYKPAAVEQVGEADMLFGEAVFDNAREPFAAVFRPAGGAEGSEFAVIVNHFKSKGSGANDGTGQGNANPDRIAQAEALSAYADELAADRGVEAVFLTGDFNAYSQEDPMQVLYEDGYSRVAPEGEHSYNFDGQVGSLDHVVANEAAAAMVDGVDIWEINANETVFNQYSRYNYNATILYTEQPYSASDHNPEIVGLDALEADGPKQIQVLGINDFHGRLAADGNNAAGAAVLAGAVKELEADYPTVFAAAGDLIGASTFESFIQKDKPTIDALNEAGLDVSAVGNHELDQGYEDLVDRVMNADHPEGGAEWEYISANLTLTSTGDPAVPATWMTERDGVQVGFVGATTEELKSLVSPGGIADITVEDIVESTNQYADELRADGADIVVMLVHEGASSTSCDTMDDDPASAFGSIVTGVDDDVDAIISGHTHLAYNCEIGGRPVVSAGQYGTALNQLVFDVDPATNEVLDVTAALLPLVNQGYTPDPVVEQIVADAKTEADVLGAVELGQIEDRFGRAKLPVPAPPPAPPLADENRGGESTLGNLVAEVQRWATETQEAGSAQIAFMNPGGLRADMDGSADGDGPRDVTYRQAANVQPFANTLINMQLTGAQIETVLEQQWQRTTAGAVPSRPFLKLGVSEGFKYTYVETPVTVGSTETFQGEVTGMWLDGEPIDPEATYSVTVNSFLSTGGDNFHELANGTQKRDTGKVDLQAMVDYMEEFANTEEGDEPLPVDYEQRGVEVEFPEGAPEVYEAGDQVVFDVASLAMSGRVNPEDPVYDVQDDTILVMLDGEEIGSAPVDNTIGTVRYDQYGTAHVDVTLPVTTPVGEVELLLVGPETGTEVIVPITVAAAVPAVVNETAPTVTGKAQVGKTLTGTPGEWTPEAEDVAFQWLADGTPIAGATGTRLKLRAGHVGKRISLRVTASADGYTDGVATSAATPKVAKGSVRMTAKVTPKKVKVRKTRAWVTVTVANADGIKVGGTVTVNAKGIKKVSKQVVNGRVRLRLPAFGTKGKKVLTIRYAGSAALKGATVKRTIRVRR
- a CDS encoding helix-turn-helix domain-containing protein, coding for MTDETQPETQPENQPENQPETQPDAHAAAPPDAPAPQVEVRRHVVLSGVVGAVAAVLAVAFALRAFDHGGALDWATFGVLALVTVLHLAALLDGRAPLLVADPLGVRLRKGATWQGIAWDGVECLEHLPRRALRDGHLLVVGDDGRQLIVPLTLATRVVGADRSGLSDELAALADGRADVVEVVPGLAEDEGEAGPEDGVEEMAGPAPSDTSDTSDPAATSGLADETDTVDSIPAVDGDASTDEIEAVDGGAPDPGRPVVAPARVEVHRPEVRRNLDAHTGTHPTVGANALRLDPELRALPEEGADPDHALTVVLDDLAVRPAAEPVIGPQLEAARERLRLTVDQLSERTRIRPHVIEAIEVDDFGPCGGDFYARGHLRTLSRVLGVDAGPLVATYDEKYADAPIDPRRVFESELATGAGGAIRGTRGGRNWSVLVAAIMAAVLVWSVAKLLMDGPVEVSSVDTLNQSAGIANGPKKAAAVPVTLTASGGGARLVVRDGSGDIVLDGPLAFGQTAELEVVPPVRVWSSDGSVEISVDGQDPEPLGETGAEVTKAIPAP
- the rimO gene encoding 30S ribosomal protein S12 methylthiotransferase RimO, with the translated sequence MTTTETSPEPGTGTPGTGTPGTGTPADGSAPLAVALLTLGCARNDVDSEELAGRLAADGFALVDDPEAADTVVVNTCGFVDAAKKDSIDTLLEAADLKESGRPRAVVAVGCLAERYGAELAESLPEADAVLGFDDYTDIASRLRSIVAGERPHPHTPRDRRKLLPISPADRPAAAPATLEARARLDSGPMAALKLASGCDRRCTFCAIPTFRGSFVSRRPSDVLAEAAWLAGQGARELFLVSENSTSYGKDLGDLRLLETLLPELAAVDGVDRVRVSYLQPAETRPGLIEAIATTPGVAPYFDLSFQHASPTVLRRMRRFGDPDSFLGLLEQVRALAPEAGVRSNVIVGFPGETEHDFQVLCDFLVAARMDVTGVFGYSDEDGTEAAGFDDKHDDDEIRARVAHVTDLVTELNAERAEDRVGTTVEVLVEDVAPGVDGHVEGLAAHQGPEVDGSTLVRYAEGARVGDLVEAVVVASDGVDLVAEATGEKR
- the pgsA gene encoding CDP-diacylglycerol--glycerol-3-phosphate 3-phosphatidyltransferase — its product is MTDGAPGTKPSNWNLPNALTTLRIVLVPFYGWALLVDGGDSVLWRTVAWGIFFVAMVTDKVDGDIARSRNLVTDFGKIADPIADKAITGMAFIGLSIIMDTWWMWTITIVVLVREWAVTLLRLSILKSVVIAAANSGKWKTFAQAGALGLLTLPLLEVDGWLDVPGEVVWVVGIALLLVAFALTLWSGYEFFRDVWKQRHQIRGGKADAAR